From Lagenorhynchus albirostris chromosome 15, mLagAlb1.1, whole genome shotgun sequence, one genomic window encodes:
- the ZG16 gene encoding zymogen granule membrane protein 16: MLTVAFLALLCASASASKLQASSSSFSGEYGGYGGKRFSHSANQLDGPITAIRVRVNSYYIIGLQVRYGKVWSDYVGGKLGKLHEISLDPGESVVQVSGKYRNYLRKLVFVTDKSRVLTFGKNRGKNFKAVPLHPNTVLRFISGRSGQSIINAIGFHWDVYPSKHENC; encoded by the exons ATGTTGACCGTTGCTTTTCTTGCCCTTCTTTGTGCATCAGCCTCTGCCAGTAAGC TTCAGGCCAGCTCCTCCTCTTTCAGTGGAGAGTATGGAGGCTACGGAGGAAAGCGATTCTCCCATTCTGCAAACCAGCTGGATGGCCCCATCACTGCCATTCGTGTCCGAGTTAACAGCTACTACATCATAGG TCTCCAGGTGCGCTACGGCAAGGTGTGGAGCGATTACGTGGGTGGCAAGTTGGGAAAGCTGCATGAGATCTCCCTGGACCCTGGGGAATCAGTGGTCCAGGTGTCGGGAAAGTACAGGAACTACCTGAGAAAGCTGGTCTTTGTGACTGACAAGTCCCGTGTCTTGACTTTTGGGAAAAACAGAGGCAAGAATTTCAAAGCTGTCCCCTTGCACCCCAACACTGTGCTACGATTCATCAGTGGCCGATCTGGCCAATCCATTATCAATGCCATTGGCTTCCACTGGGATGTCTACCCCAGTAAACATGAGAACTGCTGA